tcatcttatctcggaccagaatcctgttgattttgggcgaattatgttgtttaattagcgagttatcaatcaattattgatatagtgatctagatttttgtaaagcgagagaattttgagacccgccgagtgtgtgtgtgcggtgcgcaagttacaagagcggatgaatcaaaactgcagtttctgttttgggggatcccctaactatcgatcgataagtcttcggtttccaaccgatattctcgtttataagGTATTtcgtaaacatgagtttgaaaagaaagctgaagaAGGCCTTTGCAAGTTTCAGTaagtttttacatgttttagcttgataaatgccaaatagtgatcaatgtgtttgcacaataaaatgtttgatttgtattgcactgtttacctattatattcttggcattattgtggcccgcgaacaatgcaaaaataattttgtggccccccAGAGCCGGCAATCttggacgaccctgctctaTACAGTACAAACAATGAGAATGATTTGAAAAGCagatttgtatgaaaataaccACTTATAAAGGGTGTTTTATCCACAATGTCATATTCAAAAATCCCAATCAAAAGACAAAAACTAGAAACAATAACGACTCGACTAGTCTGTATCTCGACTAGATTGCTTCCAATAATGAGCTGTAGCATCAGGTTTGAGACATTGCACATAAactgcaaatttagcttcatAAAATTATCCATCTAAGAAAGTTGTTCTCAAAGTTACTATGCCTACGGACCCCTTATACCTCTCTGGGGCAATTGCGGACCCCAATCATTTCAAACCTAAAACACAATACAGAACATAGCATATAGCTGTTTGGAAAACATTCGCATCAGCTGCCACTCCCCAAATTGCAACACAAATTGTGTTACTGATTTATTGCAACTAAATGATGCCTATTAACCTAAGTGTGATCGCTGAAATGCGGTCATGGAACAAAGACATGatgcaaatatttaattttaatgacgtcatcacacagaaAAGATAAATACGAATTTCATAGAGATcacataaatttttgaacaatcttTAGccgtgaaaatttttttggcaATTGATCCTGTAGTTAAGGGCTATTTTTTCCCTAcaagaataagaaaaatactAAGATATCCATAAGGCcctttcgtgtccaataagtaagTGAAAATCAAAGAACTAAATGACACAACAGCGCCAAGAACAACGTTAGTCTATAACGCCAAAACTAACAGCTGTTCAGACACACCCACCCTACCCAATTATCCCTCGcagaccccagtttgagaactgagagaaatataaacataatatgacATTGGTTAATATCAGAAACCCTTTGAATATGAGTTAATAGTAAAGTAAttcaataaaagaaaaacaagaattattttaattaagCAAAAGAATTGAAGTAAAAGCTTATACTCCATAAGCTTCGTCGTGAGTACTTTAGGTCTCACACCAATCAGTATTCACTGGCATGTAATTTTACACTATAATGTCTTAAGGTCTCAGTAGGTTTCGGGGCTTTAGTGGTCTCTCATACTTCCACTCATATATGAGCCTTCTTAATTTCTGAGCAACttggcatttttttttgttattttccaatttttttttatattacaaaatttagggaatacatggaaatttttttttttcatttttactacttttttttatttttttttgatattttttacttttttaaaacattaaaaattttttttacgttttgaaactttttaaaacacacaaagtTATAGAGAAAACCTATATACATTAGGAGGGATTGAGGATTGGATAAGTTGAATTATTTATCCAATTGTTATTTCATTCcaatacagcaagattatgtacagtgttgtcaatcatgataaacaagaaatgctgattgcagtgcatgaaaatttaaaaagctgaCATATACAAAATGGAAATTTACAATAAGCATTGCATGTCATTGTATTATTCTACATGTATTACTATTATAATATTACtagaatttataatacacatatGTTTTTACTTAGATAGATTAGGGGCAAAGTTACTTTGGGCTCTGGCAGAGTCCTCCGCTACCATTCTGCTCTCTCTGGTTAGGAACATAATGTctaatggcgcggcggtgtggctcaacgggctaagcgttaggaatacgctcgccactgcccctctaattactctgcgtgggttcgcaggttcgaatcccatgcaaggatggttatgtgcgagaggattgctggactcctcgccgtcgttgggtggttcacgtaaccgctggtccgttacggcttcctccaccaccaagtccatgcttccgaaaacaaacaatataactaatcccatacccgacttggaatggtaaccggacgagaggccgtggttcgccatatggataagctgtcttACCATTTTCCCtctctcctgggataaatatgtaaatcctatcctaaccacTAGGTGGAGCCAGagttgaaattaatttattataacagTCATGAAAGTTGCCGacaaatcacaaaatttaaacATCTCAGAGatgttctaaaatatacacataaattGTAGATTTCAGTAGTGGACAATAATTGTAAAACAGAAGCACAAGGTGatgcatttcacaacaaaaattgataaaaattcgAACAATAGCTCTTTAAGACGAGTTAGGATTAGGTTAAATAAAATTAGCCAATATCAATACATACAATAGCAGTTGTAACATTTATCTCATCACTAAGTGAAagcaagtcaagtttattttttcctatcagtaaaataaatatcgatCGGCAACAAATTatgagttttactggggaagtgAGGCCGcgaggaaccaaagctggttatcgagcaatgACACCCAAGGTTCAGATATCTCccgataaataaaaaatggataTATTTGTGATGATGGTAAGTACCGTACAAATTATCCAACTGGATATCACTTACTAGATATAGTGAATTTACTAAAGATTACATTAATACCAAGGCCAACAACTGATGGGGAATTTCCCAATTTTACTGACTGCTGCaataatcgagcaatcaaaatTATGCACTAGCTATTAATATTTATTGGAAAACAATGAGACAAATCGAGAAAACCTAAACATGTGTTTTATTTACAATGTCATAGTCAAAAGTTCCAATTAATCggaaacaaaaaagaaagaaaatgaaatatgatAGTGACGCAACTAGCCTGTAAGCTTTTTGAATGTTAAACagccaaaatacaaaaataggcaAAGGCTGTAAATAAATCAGGTTTGagacatcacacacattttgtTTCATGAAATAAGAGAGAAAAGAAATGAATGCCAActtttttggtaaattttgtaaatgaatatataaaaatgaaagctttttttgtttatattttttattatttttttttatttcaaatattaagcTAATGTGAAGTTTCAAGGAAAACTCATATATACAGTAAGAAGGATTCcaatacagcaagattatgTGCAGTAGTTATCAatcatgaaaaactaaaaaatctcAAGAAATAATGAGAACTACAATTACCGGcacataaaatttttaaaatctggtcgacataaaaataatacatctATTCAATACACCAATCAGTATTCACTGGCATGTAATTTTACACTATAATGTCTTATGGTCTCAGTAGGTTTTAGGGGCTTCAGTGGTTTCTCATACTTCCACTCATAGAtcagtctcctttatttctgagtaacttaggattttttttttggtatttttcttttttctttatattttaaaatttagggaatacatgaaaatgtttcttatttttttattcattttttctgactatttttaatttttttctactATTTAAAACTTGGAGAAACACACGGAGTTATAGAGAAAACCTAGGTACAGCAGTTGTCAATcatgataaacaaaaaatgtacagtgcaagaaaatttaaaaagctgatgttcacaaaacaaaaaatggaaattcgCAATAAGCATTGCTTGTCATTCTAACATGTATCGCCATTATAATATAACTAGAATTTATCATTGATATCTCCTGTTAATTTACATAGATTAGGGGCAAAGTTACACTGAGCTCCAGTAGAGTCCTCAGGTACagatttttaggaaataatcgCAGTATCTAAAATTCATATGaatgttctaaaatatacacaggACTAATAGATATCAGtagttgacaataattgaaaaacatgaGAGCAAAAGGTAATAatgcatttcacaacaaaaattaataaaaatttaacaatagCTATTTAAAACGAGTTACGATTATGTTAATaacttggaaattttttttttacttattgatttttattgatttttttttttttaattttttatattttaaaatataatcaaatgtgAGGTTACAAAGAAAGCCTATAGACAAAAAGAAAGATTAAGGGCGATTTAAATACAGCAAGATTATGTACAGAAGTTGTCGatcatgaaaaattaaaaagtctTGAAACCTgaagtaaataatgaaaatgaaataccataaaaattacaattacatAAAAATTTCTGAATCTAATCGATATAAAACCAATGTATAGAAAAGCTTAAAGTGAGTTTGTTGTGGCTCACTAAAAATAGTACATAAAAGCTGAAGCATTAATGCAGCACTCAGTCTAATTTTGAAATTCATCAGATAACAAGGACTCGgatgaaacaaatgaaaatacaTGCAAATCAGCATTTAATGGAGAATTTCATAAAATGctgtaaattattaaatattgggcgctccagaattaTTCGCACCAATGTGGGGATTAAGTGAGGCGAAGTAAAGCaaagggaaaatgccctggtacagAAACTTCGGGTGCCCAAATGTTGTAATGTCTGTCCAAAACACTCATTCTTCAAAGATTATCGTTGTGAGCTTATGGGTCAAATCTAGTGAGGACTTATTGTAAGCAAGAGGATTTGCAGAAATCGTCACTGTGACAGGATGGCACATATCACCAAGAGTCAGTTTATACGTCTCCGCAATACAAGCCTATGAACCTACAATGATGAACTGATTTGCTACTCTTCACATATAACATTTCACATGAAaagatttataaaatttttgcttAAATTCAATTATTACTGAAAAATTTGACTATTTAGAAAACAGTCtttgtgaattaattttttcaatattgaatcCCTTCACTACATGTGCATGTCTCTAATATGTTGCAGGATAAGATGTATGAACTGCAGGATCATTCGGCATTCAGTCCAAGGTTGTTGGAGTAATTGAAAGTCGAATATGACTCTTTAGTTTAACGCTACGCGACATGCCCATGCGTCATTTGTATCTTAGCATTGTCTCATGTGTTCAGTCCAGGAAACTTCTCATGTATTTGAAGGAGTTTTCAGCAAAGATCATcagaatctaaaaaaaattgttcattcaGATGAGGTTGGAAACtaaataatttgattgcaaAAATGGTGCTCAGTTGAGAAATATCACAACAATTTTCTATGCGTTATTTGTATAAGGCATTAGAAAGGCAACTATCACAAATATCGTTTATCACAAATGGAATTGAGGAAAAACCTGGCTAATTTCCTGCAAACATATTACAGTTTTAGGGGTCATTGATCGTCCACAAATATATAACGTCGCCTTGGCACACTGGGCGTTTCACAAGTTCCTATTCATTCTAACTCCCCAGAACTCCCCCAAAGAGAACCTGGGAAGTACACTTCTCACAGTACAGTACACATATCCAAAATACGAATCCAGAAAATATGAATCATGCAGACAAAATGTGTCATTGTTTCATCTAAAATGACTTCAATAATTATTCCAGCTTATCAGAGACTTTTGGTTTAGTATGATTTGAGAAAATACTAATTTGGGGAGACTGAAAAAATGCTTATGGCGGTGGCATTTCACCTACCGTTATCACTTTCATGTTGTAGTGGTTCATTCAATTGTGGTTCTCTTGCTTGGTTTCCACCAACTGCACCAGGTTGTCTTTGTTCATTTTGCcccttaaaacaaatatttcatatcaaCTATATGACATAGACCACTTATTGACAGTGACTTATTGACAGTGTTATAAAGCGCAGAATGATATCAATTAACTATAAGGTCAgaatatttcatatgaaatagtGGTCTCGATATCCCATAGTTCCTATGAGGGTTTGCTATCACCATAAAATATAACTGTCTATCAACATTAAAATCCATGTTAAACATTCTCAAAGTCACCAAGTATAAATTGACAAGAAGTTTGATGCTTATATGATAAGCCACATATTTTCTCCAAACAAGGCGCTTCAGGGAGATGCCAAGAGAGGCTAAATTTAAATCGACATTGAGTTTTTGTCAGGTTGACTCGCCCAACCTACTTATTAcatgaaatacaataaaaatacaattaaaagaAATACCAATTAAATCTCACCATTTGGTGATTGTTATGATTTCCCGGTAGATTCACATTTCCAATATTTGCTCCAGCAAAGTTGACAGGTGGAGGTCCTCCTCCCTCTACGAATATAAGAATAGAAAAAtgtttattgtaaaaaatatttattataatgattgCTTTTGGTCCTAGTATAATCAAACCGAAGATGGTGAGTAGGTTCTCAAGATAATGCACAGCTAATATAAGAAACCTATGattttatgaatattaaaaattcgaaaaataaactTCAACTTTACATCCTACAAGGGGTTACCTTCTACTTAGCTTGAACTAGTGCTTCTCAACCTTTTAATATCGCGGCCCACTTTTACAGAGAGTTTTACTTTGCGGGCCACCTTTCAGGGGCTGAAATAAGTCGAGGTGTCGAACACACAACACAAAAAGGACAGACGAAATTTTACTCAATGCAAAACCTGAGCTCGAAAAATAAACTTCAACTTTACATCCTACAAGGGGTTACCTTCTACTTAGCTTGAACTAGTGCTTCTCAACCTTTTAATATCGCGGCCCACTTTTACAGAGAGTTTTACTTTGCGGGCCACCTTTCAGGGGCTGAAATAAGTCGAGGTGTCGAACACACAACACAAAAAGGACAGACGAAATTTTACTCAATGCAAAACCTGAGCTTAGGCAATGCCtggaaaatcatttttaattctGTCGCGGGTCAAACAAAATCTGAACGACACGATAACAAATTTTTGAGAAACCACTGGGTTAAGGAGCAGAGTCATCACTTACCTGCGGGTGGTAATGGAAAATCAAAGTCTTGCATTTCATGCAAAACGTCATTTTTCAAAACTCTGCAAATGATGAGTCTTTCAGGATATTCTTGCAAATTAGGAAGAAGACGGTATTTTAATTTATGTCTCTGGGATGTTAGAAATGCGTCGTTACAATCGAATTGTCCGTGgggcatattgaattgtaaatCTTCTCGTCCCGGATCAATCTGTAACTCGAGGCGAAGTTTGTCACCAGTTTCTAAAGGGATTGGATTGAACCAAATTGGAGCAAGACGTGCCCCTAGTTCTCTGAAATGGGATCTGATTCTTGTTTCAACAGTCTCACATTGGccataaaatgtgaaataaaagtcatttttgtttgaaatatagagacAGTTATCCACAATGACCTGTTGTTTGCCAATTAGCCATTTTAACCACTTGATGGCGACAGTGAATAGACTAAACTTTCTACATCGAAATTCTATGCTGTAATCCTCTGTGATTCGATCAGGAATAATAATGTcccagtcagttttacttgagaagtgtaatatgtcaattttttctttttccagACCGACGCACCATGACTTGATTTGCACGATCGcatctttgaaaaatttggaatctGCACTGATATCGAAAACTGGTGTGATACCAATGTATTCTTTGGGGCATATTGAATTGTCTATTCCAACCGACAGCCATACCTTTGTTCGTTTGTTGAAAGTTTTACTAGGAAACGTGACTTTGCATTCGTTCAGTCTCATGGAGCCACCAGCAACTTCAATGTTTACGactaaaaaaatagatttgttttataatgcggcaaaaattaaattatgacaGGTTCcaaagttattttaaaaaccTTTCCAATGTCATTGGGATTTCTATGGGAAAGCAGACATcaaatcatatggcaaaccacggacGGCATTTGTTCGataaccagtccatgtcaggtaagGGAATAGCCAGTAATCTGTTTCAGATGCATCCATCCATTAGGGAAAGGAGGTCATTGGCTACAAAATGAGAAGATTGCtaattactgaaataaaatgcAAGAAGTAGCTTGAGTAGGAAATGGGTACTTGGACATAAATCACGGCAGGCTTAGCTATAATTTCACTGTCTTTTGAACATTTGGCGCAAAGAAGGCAAATATAGAAAAGGCTTGCTAGCACTGGAAATGcgacaaaatatttgttaccaTAAGTTATTAGAGCAATACCCTGTGTATTGAGTtagaattttcaattgttttttccCAGTTCAATCAGGTATGGAAAAATGTATCCACATTcaggaataaaaaaatgattcagTTTCATAAATTTAGATTGCTTGTAGGACCAGAGCacgatatattttcattaattacaTTTAAGGGAAGAGGATGGTGTTTAGGAGACATTATAGTAGTGGTTTCTGCATAAATTTTTcagtactcccaaagtatgttgaccaagatggcagacactgtaa
This is a stretch of genomic DNA from Styela clava chromosome 2, kaStyClav1.hap1.2, whole genome shotgun sequence. It encodes these proteins:
- the LOC144431773 gene encoding uncharacterized protein LOC144431773 yields the protein MRLNECKVTFPSKTFNKRTKVWLSVGIDNSICPKEYIGITPVFDISADSKFFKDAIVQIKSWCVGLEKEKIDILHFSSKTDWDIIIPDRITEDYSIEFRCRKFSLFTVAIKWLKWLIGKQQVIVDNCLYISNKNDFYFTFYGQCETVETRIRSHFRELGARLAPIWFNPIPLETGDKLRLELQIDPGREDLQFNMPHGQFDCNDAFLTSQRHKLKYRLLPNLQEYPERLIICRVLKNDVLHEMQDFDFPLPPAEGGGPPPVNFAGANIGNVNLPGNHNNHQMGQNEQRQPGAVGGNQAREPQLNEPLQHESDNDSDDLC